One Candidatus Niyogibacteria bacterium genomic region harbors:
- a CDS encoding SufS family cysteine desulfurase translates to MIFNFKKIKKDFPVLTRKINGRAIVYFDNAATTQKPKIITERLKKLYAHSYANVHRGAYQMAEEITKEFELSRQKAADFIGAQSSKEIIFTRNATEAVNLVAYSLGRKFKRGDRILTTISEHHSNFVPWLRLARERGLKLDIVKLTSTRDFDFTDFRKKLTKKTKLVAVAHISNVSGYIYPVEKICKEAHKVGALILIDGAQSAGHIPVNVRKIGCDFFAFSGHKMLAPSGIGALWGRSEILESMEPFMSGGEMIREVTAKSVTWNDLPWKFEAGTPNIEGAILFGEAIDYLKKIGMKNIEHHERELLKYALEKMKKLPFVDLLGFEKTKDRTGIISFNICGVTYFQQLSKICYRDGIHPHDAATMLDRYGIAVRAGHHCAQPLMKHLGVLATLRASFYIYNTKEEIDYFIRALKEIHKKFVRTVW, encoded by the coding sequence ATGATTTTTAATTTCAAAAAAATAAAAAAGGACTTTCCGGTACTTACGCGAAAAATAAACGGACGCGCTATTGTTTATTTTGACAACGCCGCCACTACCCAGAAGCCGAAAATTATTACGGAGCGGCTGAAAAAACTATACGCGCATTCTTACGCCAATGTGCATCGCGGGGCCTATCAGATGGCCGAAGAAATCACGAAAGAATTTGAGCTCTCCCGACAAAAAGCCGCCGATTTTATCGGCGCGCAAAGTTCTAAAGAAATAATTTTCACCCGTAACGCCACCGAAGCCGTCAATTTAGTCGCTTACTCTTTGGGGCGAAAATTTAAAAGAGGCGATAGAATACTGACGACGATTTCGGAGCATCATTCCAATTTTGTGCCGTGGCTGCGTCTGGCTCGCGAGCGCGGATTAAAACTGGATATCGTCAAATTAACATCAACGCGCGATTTTGATTTCACGGATTTCAGAAAAAAATTGACTAAAAAAACAAAATTAGTCGCCGTAGCCCACATTTCAAACGTCTCCGGCTATATTTATCCGGTTGAAAAAATATGTAAAGAGGCGCATAAAGTCGGGGCTTTGATTTTGATTGACGGCGCTCAATCTGCCGGACACATTCCGGTGAACGTTCGTAAAATCGGCTGCGATTTTTTCGCTTTCTCGGGTCATAAAATGCTAGCGCCGTCAGGCATCGGCGCGCTTTGGGGGAGATCTGAAATTTTGGAAAGTATGGAGCCGTTTATGTCAGGAGGCGAGATGATACGCGAGGTTACGGCTAAAAGCGTAACTTGGAATGATTTGCCGTGGAAGTTTGAAGCGGGCACACCGAATATAGAAGGCGCGATTTTGTTCGGCGAAGCAATTGATTATTTGAAAAAAATCGGAATGAAAAATATTGAGCATCACGAGCGCGAACTTTTAAAATACGCGCTGGAAAAAATGAAAAAACTGCCGTTTGTGGACTTGCTCGGATTTGAAAAAACAAAGGACCGCACCGGAATTATTTCGTTTAATATTTGCGGAGTAACATATTTTCAACAATTGTCGAAAATATGTTACCGGGACGGGATTCATCCGCATGATGCGGCAACCATGCTTGACCGATATGGCATAGCGGTTCGCGCCGGCCACCATTGCGCCCAACCCTTGATGAAGCATTTGGGCGTTCTCGCGACATTACGAGCAAGTTTTTATATTTACAATACCAAAGAAGAAATAGATTATTTTATCCGCGCGCTTAAAGAAATTCACAAAAAGTTTGTTCGCACGGTGTGGTAA
- a CDS encoding SufD family Fe-S cluster assembly protein: MKIEFIKSKKIDKNFRISSNQKKTFVWLLGGVKSFAGNLEFNLAEWAKLTNIFLFSASKTDKISINIRVNHLGENSFSNTMVRCIGRDDSSGEIAGNVKVGSAAKNSSAWFDGRAIIFDEASCRVDPRLEILTSEVERAGHAATVSKISDEDIFYMATRGVDRIKAERLKSAGFLSAPLSRAGLGLAETEKIIKTLLV; encoded by the coding sequence AAAAATAGACAAAAATTTTCGCATCTCCTCCAACCAAAAAAAAACCTTTGTCTGGCTTTTAGGTGGGGTAAAAAGTTTCGCGGGGAATCTGGAATTCAATCTGGCCGAATGGGCAAAGTTGACCAATATTTTTTTGTTTTCGGCGAGTAAAACGGATAAAATAAGCATAAATATACGCGTGAACCATCTGGGAGAAAATTCTTTTTCAAACACTATGGTTCGCTGCATCGGCAGAGACGATTCATCGGGAGAGATTGCCGGGAACGTGAAGGTTGGTAGCGCCGCGAAGAATTCCAGCGCATGGTTTGACGGACGGGCGATTATTTTTGATGAGGCAAGCTGTCGCGTAGACCCCCGTCTGGAAATACTGACAAGCGAAGTTGAACGGGCGGGACACGCGGCAACCGTATCTAAAATATCCGACGAAGATATTTTTTATATGGCGACAAGAGGAGTTGACCGGATTAAGGCGGAGCGGCTGAAAAGCGCGGGATTTTTATCAGCGCCCCTTTCGCGGGCCGGTTTGGGTTTGGCGGAAACGGAGAAAATTATAAAAACACTTTTAGTTTAA